In Silene latifolia isolate original U9 population chromosome 6, ASM4854445v1, whole genome shotgun sequence, the genomic window aagtgttattttttttttttaaataaacacggataaatgaagaaaaatgtGGTTAAAGGATCGAAGACCACCCAAAAGCAAGTGTAActtttggtttggatgggagagGGTACTATACTATAGTTTGGTTATTTGTTATTTTGATGATTGAAGATGAAACCTCATACATTCACGAATTCTTCTTTTTGTCGCATTGTATTCGATTAATTTAATGCCGAAAGGTTGATTTTGATTTACTTATATTATACTATAGTTACAGTTTTTGTTAATTTTGATAATTGGGGATGAAACCTACCACATGCATGAATTGTTGGGTTTGTTGTGTTAAATTTGATATATTTAATGCGAAAATGTTGATTTGGATTAAGTTATAGTATAGTATAATTTTGAATGAATATTAAGTTAAGTCAACGAACGAGTCGTGTTGTTTGTCGAGTAATTACGTTTTCTTTGgcatattcttttgattattcATTTATTCGGTGCCTTATTTTGGCCGTCATTCGAAGAATTTTTGTTCAATCTGAATGCTGAATTAGATGGAGTTTATTTCAGACGagaggtatttttttttttttttttttattatgattgATGGATTTTGTTTCATGTTAtatttattattagtattattatactCCATAGTTAGTATGTTTTCTGTATTAATTTTCCAAATCATGTCGCTTTTAATGCTTGAAGGATGGAGTTCGATGCTTTCGCCCGTATTGCTATTGCCATACGAATGTGATTATTTTTTGATGTCTTTTTTCCCCGTTAAATGGATTCTATTGTGTTGGCGGGATGCAATTATGGTAAAAATTAATTTGAATATCAAAGTCTCTCTGATCCCCGGTATTTTCCATGTTAGGTTTTGGTTTGATGAATGTCATCCTCGAATCTCGACATCACAATCTCTATTTTGGGTCATTAGAGGCTGTGTACATTTGGGCCCTTTTACCTCGCCATTTAGGGAGCCTTTAAAGCACTTGGTATTGTTAATGTTGAGCAGAAAACTAAATACCCTTGATGTTTTTTTGCTCTTGGGTcctcgatgcagttctcgacgcaattttcatcttgggtcattcggaaacaacctctttgtgtttctaacacaagggtaaggctgcgtacatccgacctccccttaccccgcaatttgcgggagccattgaggcactggggtaatgttgttgttgttgttgctgctgttgttgTCGTCGTCGTCATAATACCATCTCATTCAGCTAGCTAGTTTTGTGATTTATTACCTTATTATAAGATACGATTTCATACCCGATATTTTTGTTTGTGATACGGAGGAACAGGGTGAGTGTATAATGTCAGTTAACCCACTAGTCCTCTGTGCACAAAGAGGCTAATATGGGAAGGGACATTGATATATGTTTGTCCAGGTGGAATTATTTTCCTTTGAATACTGTGGAGCATTAATTTTGAATATCAGTTATCTATCATATGATACTGAAATGCCTTTTATAATGATCCTGTATTTTTAGTCATTGCGCTTGGCGGAAAAGATCTTCATGTCTACTACATTGGAAGTTAGGCTTGGTTGtgtaatttttatgaaaatcctCCGTGATTCTACATTCTACTGTACCTCATTGCTGTTATCACCTTTTTCGTGATGTTGCCATTAAATTCTAGATTTTTATAGTAGATTAGTCTTAGGTGAGGGGAGATATTTTTTTAGTGAAGTGGTTGTCTCCGACTCTCCTATGATTTTCAGATCAATTGAGTGCCATGAGTGGTTCCCCGGTCATAGTTTATAGTCTTTTGATGCTTTTTGAGCTTTCAAGCCAAGTTGTAGTTCTCACGATAATGTGGCATGTTCTGTTGACTGGCAGTATAAAGGTGAGAAAGTAGATATGTAATCAGTTGTGTAATGGGCAACTTGAGTTCTGGACTGATCAATGTTGGTCACTGAAACTTTGATTTCCATATTTGGCAATACAGGAGTTAATTCTGATATATATCATTCTCTGTTCAAGAATGTAGtaatttgtcacatgtaagtaGCTTTCATAACAGATAGTCATGGATCTAATTTGAGCGCCAGCTTTGAATTTCAGCTACCCGACTATTTTTTTCACCATCTATTTTCGCTGGACtcctaaattaatgttttttgTTTGCTAATGAAAGGTATTTGTGAAAGAAGGATTCCATTTCCCCCTTGTTCTCCATCAATTCACTGAACTCTGTTCATGTGGGTGTTGGTACCTTGTACATTGAGTTTATAGGGCGCCTCTTTTTGTGCTTGTTCTCGGTCTGTTATGTTCATTATTTGCCATTGCCATTATATCGTGTCTTACTTAACTCTGCGGTTCTTTCATTAAAAACATATGCTTAAAATGGATACTTTGTGGCACTTTTTATGGAAAATGCTGCAGACTGTTGATCATACTTTTCCTGCTGGTGTTTTTTTTCTTCTCCTACGTGTTCAATATCCTCTTAGTTTGAAGATAAAGAAATTTTCCCTGAGACAATTTCCTCTTTTTTTGTTATGTTCTATTAGGTCAAAGAGAGAGAACATGAGTTGCTTTGGCTGTTTTGGAGGAGGCACTACCCATAGACCCGCGGAGAATGGAGGTGGCTACATGCCTCCAAAACCAGCAGGTACTCACTGCTAGTGTGGATATGCTTTGTATTTTGTAGAGGCTTATGCCTTACTCTAGTATAATAAGAGGCAATTCTCTATTACTTGTTGCCCAGTGCTTGTTTGTCACCACTTGAACAGAGATGTAtacattgtgtgtgtgtgtgtgtgtgtgtgtgtgtgtgtgtgtgtgtgtgtgtgcgcgcgCGGTTGGGTGATGGGTATTATGAAGCAATTGTACATTGTTCAACATGGCAAACAGGCAGAGATAATAGTGAGCATGGTTCAAAATCTCGGCCGAGTTTGATTGGATTTTCTTTCTACTGATACAAGAATTGCCCGAGCAATCGCCGAGATTCACCGTAATTCGTCCGCGCCGGCAAATTAAGGACCGATTATACTGATACCGCAACTATGACCGATACCGAGATTTTGAACCATGATAGTGAGGTGATGGCGGGTTCACGAACTGATTCTCTAGTCACTTTGGGATGGTGGAGGCCTGGAGGGTATATAATGGTAAATGTGAGGAGATTTATTTTAGATTTATCACCATTTCTCATAAAAGTTATATTATGCTAAATGTAAGGGGATTTGTTCGAGTTCTATTATCATTTTTGGAAAGTTCTATCATGGTAAATGCGAGGGGATTTATTTAAGTTCTAATATCTTGGAAGAGTCGAAGGTGCTTGTATGTAACGTTTCACAGCTGTATCATGTTATGAATAACATAAATAAATCATGTTTTACTGTACTTGTTGAAGTTCTTCTATGTGGTTCATATTTTCACTGCATCCCTTAACCCGAACATCTTATAAATTGTGTCCGTGTATTCTAAAATCATTATATAGGAAGAGATGGTTATCGAATGGTTGAAAATCAGCCTAGCAAGCCCCCGGTGAAGATCCAGCCTATCGCTGTCCCTGCAATTTCTGCGGACGAACTGAGTGATGTTACAGAGAATTATGGGTCCAGTGCTTTAATAGGAGAGGGCTCTTATGGCAGAGTTTACTATGGGACGCTAAAAAATGGACGCGCAGCAGCAATCAAGAAACTGGATGCAAGCAAGCAACCTGATGATGAATTTCTAGCTCAGGTTCTGCTGCAGTTAGATCGAAAACCTGCTATATTTACTGAATATTTCGGATAAAACAGTTGTCTAATCTTTTCTGTTCTGTTCTCCAGGTTTCAATGGTTTCTAGGCTAAAACATGAGAACTTTGTCGAACTACTTGGTTACTGTGTTGATGGCAGTTCACGCGTTCTTGCTTATGAGTTTGCACCAAAAGGGTCTATCCATGATGTCCTTCATGGTACGTTGTACACTTCGTATTACATTTGTCAGAGTTAATTTGTATTTAGAAATGGAAGTAAAACAATATTTGTGCCCTTCTCATAAATTATAAATGATCATTTGCATTTTTCCATAGGGAGAAAGGGTGTGAAGGGAGCACAGCCGGGGCCTGTATTGTCATGGGCTCAGCGCGTAAAAATTGCAGTAGGCGCTGCTAGAGGGCTTGAGTATTTGCACGAGAAGGCTGATCCTCACATTTTTCATCGTGATATCAAGTCTAGTAACGTACTGCTGTTCGACGATGATGTAGCTAAGATTGGTGATTTTGATTTGTCTAATCAAGCACCTGATATGGCAGCTCGACTTCATTCTACTCGAGTTCTTGGAACTTTTGGCTATCATGCACCAGAGTAAGGGGGTCATAAGTGTGTAAATAAATTGTTTGTTGGCTGTGATTATGAGTGAATTTTGTTTTCCTTCAAATTAGGCCTCCTTGTCAAGACTTCTGGGAAATGCTGGGAGTGTAGAGGACTGTTGCCATTTTTGGGCATATCCATTACTTTCTTTATTCCATGGTTTTTAAGACTCTGCATGCTGCCAGATTAACATAATCGAAATCTAAGAGAGGgtacttttttttttgtggttggcAGGTACGCAATGACCGGGCAGCTAAATGCTAAGAGTGATGTATACAGTTTTGGCGTTGTCTTGCTTGAGTTACTCACTGGTCGAAAGCCTGTGGATCATACTTTGCCACGTGGCCAGCAAAGTCTTGTGACTTGGGTACTTTTCTCGTTAATTGCCCGATGTCTGTTTATCTTTTTTGCCGAAGTGAAATTACTCAATGTGTTGAATCTTACCACCTCTAAATTTCACTGATGTCAGGCTACCCCTAAGCTTAGTGAAGACAAAGTGAAGCAGTGTGTTGATCCAAGATTGAATGGAGAGTATCCTCCTAAGGCTGTTGCCAAGGTACATTTCCTTcactttttcgtttttttctcaGAATGACAATAAGTCTGCCATTAGCTTCTTATGGTCTCATGTCAATTGTAGTGATATGAGTATTTGTGACGAGTCTCGTGGAGGCATTTTAGTGATAACTTGCTTTGATCTAAAACAAAAACCTATATGAGACGGGGTTACATATCGAACCAACGGATTGACCGTATGATTAAGCCAGGAAAACATCAAGATTTGGGCGGTCTCATACAACTATTCAAGACGTTAGGTTAATCtaaccattttttttttctgcGTTTCCAATTTGGGGAATTACAGATGGCAGCAGTTGCTGCATTATGTGTCCAGTATGAATCAGATTTTCGGCCGAACATGAGTATTGTTGTGAAAGCACTTCAGCCATTGTTAAATACCGCAAGAACAGGAGCCAGCAGTGCCCCAGCTAATCATCAGTGATACCTTCTTTCAACCCTCTTCTCATCATTTTTCCATCTCAGCATTTAGTGATGGTGCTTGTTTACGGAGAGAGAATAGAGAACAAACTTTTTTCCTAAAAATAATGATTAAATTTATAAACTTTGTGCAGGGTTTTGGTTGGATAAAAGTAATGTGATTATCGATGTATGTAAGGTTAAGCTTATATTATCAGCCGTCATTAAAATGTGCAGAaaatctcttttgttcttgattGATGATATAAACGCTGTGACTTGTGAGTAAGGTTTGATGGTTGCTTGATGAAATTAAAGATATTGCATTTGTGCATAACGCAACAAACTGTCTAATTATACGTCTCAACAATCATCATTACTTGCTAAAGCGTCTTCTTCAATCAGTTTATAGACGAGTCGTCACTCACTCGTATCAATGATTGTTTAAGTTTGGGAATTGGTTAAGAGAGACTTGACATGACACTGATTACAATATTTGCGGTAAGATTCAGGTGTGAAATGAATGTAAGGCATTGGCAAGAGATGAAGGGTTCAGTTTTGGGTGTTTGGGATGGTTGAGTTTGTAGTGAAACTTGTGAACAAAGAACAATCAGTTTCTCTTCAGACGGGAGGTATCCCACTTGAACATATAagacaaattttttgcatttcttttcttATTCTTAATACTTACTCGTCTTAAGTTTAAGGCGGATACAAGGATCATATGAGTGAGTCTCAAGTAGTTGACAAGTTGTATGAATTTAAAAATATGACTGTTGACGAGTTTGTTGTATGAATTTAAAAATATGACCGGAGTGTGGAGTCTAATTGAATCTTAAATAAATGGTCTGTCAATTCTTGattcttgcgaatgaaaaaaccAAATTTAAGGGTAAGCGCCCTATTAAATTGTCTTTAATACTAGAAAAGATTGCTCCAAGTTAGCACCCACAAGCTACAtgtagagctggcaagtctgagCCGACCCAAGCAATCCGATCCCGACTGAACCCGAGAATATTGCAACCCGAAATCGACCCGACCTGACCCGATTTGGTGACGACCTG contains:
- the LOC141587307 gene encoding pto-interacting protein 1-like, which produces MSCFGCFGGGTTHRPAENGGGYMPPKPAGRDGYRMVENQPSKPPVKIQPIAVPAISADELSDVTENYGSSALIGEGSYGRVYYGTLKNGRAAAIKKLDASKQPDDEFLAQVSMVSRLKHENFVELLGYCVDGSSRVLAYEFAPKGSIHDVLHGRKGVKGAQPGPVLSWAQRVKIAVGAARGLEYLHEKADPHIFHRDIKSSNVLLFDDDVAKIGDFDLSNQAPDMAARLHSTRVLGTFGYHAPEYAMTGQLNAKSDVYSFGVVLLELLTGRKPVDHTLPRGQQSLVTWATPKLSEDKVKQCVDPRLNGEYPPKAVAKMAAVAALCVQYESDFRPNMSIVVKALQPLLNTARTGASSAPANHQ